CCAGGCTTCCGAGAAGGCGCAGTCGCTCCTCGGTCGGGGTGTCGACGGCAGGAGTCATGGTGAACATGATCAGCCCGTTGTCGGCGGGAAGCTCGAGGGCTTCGTAGTCGAACGCCAGGTCGCCGACATCGGGGTGGTGGAGGCGCTTGCTCCCGGTGCGGTGGAAGCGGACGTCGTGTGCCGCCCAGCGGGCCCGGAAGACGTCGCTGCGGGTGACGAGTTCGCCGATGAGGTCGGTGAGCGGCTTGTCATGAGGGTTGCGGCCGGCCTCCACGCGGAGGGACGCGACGATGCTGTTCGCCCCCGCCTCCCAGTCGGTGTAGAAGGTTCGAGCGGCGGGGTTGAGGAAGGTGAAGCGCGCGTTGTTCCGCCCGTTGGCCGGGTCGTCGATGATCGGCGAGAACACCGCATGCCCGATGTCGTTGGTGGCGAGGAAGTCCTTGCGGGTGTTGGCGATGTACGCCGGCGCGGTGATCGCGTCGAGCAGTCGCTGCAGCTCGGGACGGATCGTGACGTTTCCCGCGCGCGGACGCTTTCGCCTCGGGCCGGCGGGAGCCGCAGCGTGTGCGAGGTCGTGGAGGTGTGCGGTCTCGGCCTCGTCGAGCTGCAGCGCACGGGCGAGGGCGTCGAGCACCTCGGGGGAGACGCCGGCGAGGTTGCCGCGCTCCATGCGCGCGTAGTAGTCGACGCTCATTCCCGCGAGCATCGCGACTTCCTCGCGGCGCAGCCCTTCGACGCGGCGGCGGCCTCCGCCGATGATGCCGGCCCGGTCGGGCGTCAGTCGTGCTCGGCGGGTGAGGAGGAACTCCCGCACCTCTGCCTGCTGGTCCATGCCCGTCACGCTAGGCCCCTTCGCGGCGTTGTCGATAGAGCACGTCAGTCCTCTGGGATGTCGCGGCCGAACGTCTCGAGGGTGACGACCTCGGGCTCGGGTCCGCCTCGCACGCCGGTGTCGAGCGCGTCGATGCGGGCGATCTCGTCGGGGGTGAGCTCGAAGTCGAACACGTCGAAGTTCTCGGCGATGCGAGCGGGCTTGACGGACTTCGGGATGGCCTGGACGCCGTGCTGGATGTGCCACCGGAGCATGACCTGCGCAGCGCTCTTCTCGTGCGCCTGGGCGATCTCGACGATGACCGGGTCGTTGAACGTGCTCTTCGAGTCGTCGCCCCGGTACGAGGTGATGCCGCCGATCGGAGACCACGCCTGCGTGAGGATGCCGTGCCGCGTGCCGAAGTCCTGCAGGTCGCGCTGCTGAAAGTAGGGGTGGACCTCGATCTGGTTCACGGCAGGGACCACATCGGTCTCGTCGAGAAGGGTCGTGAGGTGATCGATCATGAAGTTGCTCACACCGATGGCTCGCACCTTGCCGTCAGCGAGCAGCGTCTCGAGCGCCTTGTACGCGGCGATGGTCTTGTCGAACGCTCCCGGAAGCGCCTGATGAAGGATGAACAGGTCGATGACGTCGACATGCAGCTTCCGCGAGCTCTTCTCGAACGCATGAAGCGTCTCGTCGTAGCCGTAGTCGCTGATCCAGACCTTCGACTCGATGAACACGTCGTCGCGAGCAGAACCGGATGCCTTCAGCGCATCTCCGACGCCGCGCTCGTTGGCGTACGCGGCCGCCGTGTCGATCAGACGGTAGCCCGTCGAGAGAGCAGCCGCAACCGCCTCGGCCGTCTCAGCGGGCGGGGTCTGGAAGACGCCGAAGCCGAGGGCGGGGATGTCGACGCCGTTGTTCAGCGTGAGGGTGTTCGTCATGCCATCGACGTTACGGGCGGTACCGCAGGGAAGGGAGTGACTGTCATTACACCGATAGCCGTCCTCTCGGTGCTCATCGATTGGATGGGCCCCATTGTGCGAAGACGCGCTTCGCGACCTGGGCGGCGGACATCGCCTTCGGCCAGCTCTCGCTCGGTGCTGCATTCTCAACTCTCTTGGGCCGGTCTGGCGGTCAGCCCTCGTCACCGTGTCGCAGGCAGTCGTACGCTGCGTGCGCATAGATGCGCGGGGCCGCCATTCTGTGCACGCGTCGACCGGCGCGCGGAATCGACGTCGAGGCAGCCGCATTCGGACTCTCGCACCGCGCTCGGGGCAAGGTCGGATTCGCTCACGGCCGAGGAGGCGGGACCGACCTGGCGTTTCTCGGCAAGAAGAGAGCCCCGCGATCCCCCTGTTTCCAAGGGTTCGCGGGGCTTCGACGTGGCGGTGACGGTGGGATTTGAACCCATACCGGATGAGGTCACAGGGATCACATGAGGTCTCGGGAACGCGTGAAATCAACGATCTGGGTTCTCATGCGCTGCATCGAGTCACACTCGTTTCATTGCGTCTGTTCCCGCTTCTGTTCCCACTAGGAGACCGTGGGAACGAGTCCATCGCGCCAAGGATCACCGCAGCGGGGAGATCGCTGACTCGACGATGTGGTGGATGGTCTCGACCGCGACTTGACCAGGGTCTGGCCTGCGCGCCCACGGACAGGCGGGGCACATGGTCGAACCCCGCCCCGTGTCGGTCAGCCGAGCTGCGCGAGAAGCGCCCGAGCGACCGACGCCGACGACTGAGGGTTCTGACCGGTGATGAGATTACCGTCAACGACAACGTGGTCCGCCCACGGGCTCGCGTTGTCGAGTACGACTCCGCGCTCACGAAGAGAGGACTCGAGGAGGAACGGCGCGCGGGTAGCAAGACCTGCCTGCGTCTCCTCCTCGTCTGTGAACGAGGTTACGGTGCGGCCGGCGGCGACGAGCGTGCCGTCTTCGCGGATTGCTGCGAGGAGCGCGGCGACACCGTGGCACACGAGGGCGACGGGCTTCGGCGAAGCAAGCGCCGAAGTGAGGAGGGCGCCGGAGGCGGCGTCGTGAGACAGGTCCTGCATGGGGCCGTGACCGCCGGGGTAGTACACGGCGTCGTACCCCGACAGGCCAACCTCGTCCAGGGTCAGCGGAGCGCCAAGACCCGCGATGGCGCCGAGCTGCGCACGCTCCGCCTCGCCGTTGTCGCCGAACGAGGCCTCGTCTGCGAGCGGGGCGATGCCGCCGGGGGTCGCGAACTCGACCGTGTGCCCGGCCTCGCTCAGGAGGCGGTAGGGGGTGAGCAGCTCCTCAGCCCAGTAGCCGGTTCTGTGAGCGGTGCCGTCGGACAGGGTCCATGTGCGGGCGGCGGAAACGACGAACAGGACGGTTGACATGAAATCTCCTTCTCTCGCGAATGCGCGACATCGGTTCAAACCGGGTCAGGCTCGGCACTCTTCCGATAGCTTCATGATGTGGGGTATCAGGATTTTGATGGTCTGGCGCACCTCCAGTTGTGGCGAACGTTTCTCGCCGTGTACGAGTCCGGTTCGCTTTCTTCCGCCGCGCGAATCGTCGGCCTGACCCAACCGGCCGTGTCCGCCCAGCTGAACTCCCTCGAGCGGCTCGTGGGCGAAAGGCTTTTCATGCGGACCGCTCGCGGTGTCGTTGCCACCGCCACGGCCGATGACTTGGCGGCACGGCTCTCCTCGCCATTCGAGGCGATATCGCGAGCGCTCGCAGGCTCAGCGGACTCGGCGCCGCAGCCGCCGGTACGGCTCGGAGGAGCTGCCGAGTTGCTCGCCGAAGTGGTCACTCCCGCACTTGCTCCGTTGATTGCAGACGGAGTGCGGGTCCATGTGGTTCCCGGGTTGCCGAACGAATTGTTCGACGCGCTGCGCTCCGGGACTCTCGACGTGGTCATCGCGTCCGAGCGCCCCCGTGGCCGAGCGCTGACCGCGGAGCCACTCGTCGATGAAACCTTCATCCTCACCGCGAACCCTGAGATCGCGACCTCCTTGCCCCGCACTGTGGAGGCAGCGGGCGCATCCGCACTCGAGCGCATTCCCCTGCTCGCGTACGCGAGCGATGTGCCCGTGCTCCGGCGGTATTGGAGGCAAGTGTTCAGTACCCGGCTCGAGCGTGAGCCGGCCCTCGTCTTTCCCGACCTGCGGGCGCTGCGCGATGCTGCGGCGGCCGGAGCTGGCGCGACCGTGCTCCCGAGCTACCTGTGTCGCCGAGAACTCGACACAGGAGCACTGGTCGACCTCGCACCGCACGTGACTTCACCCACGAACACTCTGCACTTGCTGCGTCGGCCAGCCAGCGCCGGTCGACCGCATGTGCAGCTACTAGTGGGAGTGCTGGACACGGCGGTGCGCGAGATCGTTGCCGACGGACGCGACAAGGGCAATCGGTGACACTCTCCCGCCCGGTCCCGATGCGCGAGGAGTAGAGGTCGCAGCGGTCTGGGGAGACAGCTCAGCTGCCAGGGACGAAGGCGTACTTGGTGTCCAGGTACTCGTGGATGCCCTCGTTGCCGCCCTCTCGGCCGAGGCCGGACTGCTTCGTCCCGCCGAACGGGGCGGCGGGATTGGAGATGGCGCCGGAGTTCACCCCGAGCATGCCCGCGTCGATGGACGCCATCAGCCGATGCCCGCGTGCAAGGTCCGCTGTGTACGCGTACGCGGCGAGC
This window of the Microbacterium sp. SSM24 genome carries:
- a CDS encoding helix-turn-helix transcriptional regulator, with product MDQQAEVREFLLTRRARLTPDRAGIIGGGRRRVEGLRREEVAMLAGMSVDYYARMERGNLAGVSPEVLDALARALQLDEAETAHLHDLAHAAAPAGPRRKRPRAGNVTIRPELQRLLDAITAPAYIANTRKDFLATNDIGHAVFSPIIDDPANGRNNARFTFLNPAARTFYTDWEAGANSIVASLRVEAGRNPHDKPLTDLIGELVTRSDVFRARWAAHDVRFHRTGSKRLHHPDVGDLAFDYEALELPADNGLIMFTMTPAVDTPTEERLRLLGSLAATRAGSRAADSAPIRAGNPSWQAARAGYRDVV
- a CDS encoding aldo/keto reductase; the encoded protein is MTNTLTLNNGVDIPALGFGVFQTPPAETAEAVAAALSTGYRLIDTAAAYANERGVGDALKASGSARDDVFIESKVWISDYGYDETLHAFEKSSRKLHVDVIDLFILHQALPGAFDKTIAAYKALETLLADGKVRAIGVSNFMIDHLTTLLDETDVVPAVNQIEVHPYFQQRDLQDFGTRHGILTQAWSPIGGITSYRGDDSKSTFNDPVIVEIAQAHEKSAAQVMLRWHIQHGVQAIPKSVKPARIAENFDVFDFELTPDEIARIDALDTGVRGGPEPEVVTLETFGRDIPED
- a CDS encoding type 1 glutamine amidotransferase domain-containing protein — protein: MSTVLFVVSAARTWTLSDGTAHRTGYWAEELLTPYRLLSEAGHTVEFATPGGIAPLADEASFGDNGEAERAQLGAIAGLGAPLTLDEVGLSGYDAVYYPGGHGPMQDLSHDAASGALLTSALASPKPVALVCHGVAALLAAIREDGTLVAAGRTVTSFTDEEETQAGLATRAPFLLESSLRERGVVLDNASPWADHVVVDGNLITGQNPQSSASVARALLAQLG
- a CDS encoding LysR family transcriptional regulator, which codes for MGYQDFDGLAHLQLWRTFLAVYESGSLSSAARIVGLTQPAVSAQLNSLERLVGERLFMRTARGVVATATADDLAARLSSPFEAISRALAGSADSAPQPPVRLGGAAELLAEVVTPALAPLIADGVRVHVVPGLPNELFDALRSGTLDVVIASERPRGRALTAEPLVDETFILTANPEIATSLPRTVEAAGASALERIPLLAYASDVPVLRRYWRQVFSTRLEREPALVFPDLRALRDAAAAGAGATVLPSYLCRRELDTGALVDLAPHVTSPTNTLHLLRRPASAGRPHVQLLVGVLDTAVREIVADGRDKGNR